The Fluviispira sanaruensis sequence TAATCATAACATCTGTCAATTATCATATTAGTATACATATTTCAAATAGATGAAGCATTTTTTTTTATTTTCTGAGAAAAGCTGGATTAACAATTCCGTTCGCAAAATCTATTCCGATCCACCATTCGAGAAATATCAGACTTAGACTTAAAAATGACTAGAAAATAAATGCAAAATGATTTATGAAACTGCATCATTCAATATTGGAATATTTCTCTTAAACTTAGCTATTCATAATAAAGGAGAAAATATGGGACTCATATTTAGACAATTGACGGATAAAGTCTCAAATACCTATACCTATATCATAGGCGATAGCAGGTCCAAAGATATAGCTATTGTTGATACTGTCCATGAAAATACTGCAGAGTATTTAATTCTTATAAAAGAAAATAATTGGAATCTTAAATATTTAATTGAAACTCATGTACATGCGGATCATATTACAGCTGTCAACCAATTAAAAAATCTTTTTGCTAATTGCATTGTTTTGCTCAGTTCAAAGAGTGAAGTTCAATATCAACACCAAAAAGTAACAGATGGTGAAACTATTTTTATTGGAAATATTTCACTGCAATTTTTTGACACCCCTGGCCACACTCCTGATTGCATTTCCATTTTAGTAGAAAATAATAGGCTTCTTACAGGTGATTGCATGTTTATCGGTGGATGCGGACGCACCGACTTTCAATCTGGAAATAATAAAGATATGTATGAATCTTTAATTAAAATAATCTCTCTCCCAGATGATGTCCTTATTTACCCATGTCACGACTATAAAAATCGCTTTGTTTCAACTGTCCAAGAAGAAAAAATAACAAATAAACAACTGCTCCATAAAAATTTAAGTGAATTTGAAAATGATCTTAATTCCTGGAATCTTCCACCACCCAAAAAAATAAAGGAATCGGTTCCTGCAAATTTATTGGGAGGCTTAAATCCTGTTTTTTAGATCATTTATTGGGAGACCTTATGACAATTTTTAAAAAAATTTAATGGGCAAACTTGAGTCCGCTTTTTTTAAACAATTTTTATAGAGGAATAAATAATGAGTATCAGTCGTCGTGATTTTTTAAATGGTATCTCAATTTCAATCGCAGCTGGCCTAACCCCACTCGATGTCCTAAATGCTGCACCCACTAAAAATATTTATTACCCACCAGAATTAACCGGCTTAAGAGGAAATCATCCGGGTTCATTTGAAAATGCGCATAAACTCGGACGAGAAAATATAAAATTTCCCCTTGATAGTTCTCCTATCGAAGAAAATTACGATGCGATTATAGTCGGAGGAGGAATAAGTGGTCTTTCTGCAGCATATTTTTACCAAAAGAAATTCGGAAAAAACGCCAAGATCCTTGTCATCGACAATCATGATGATTTCGGGGGGCATGCTAAAAGAAATGAATTTCATATCGACGGCAAAATGATCCTTGCCTATGGTGGCACGGAGTCCTTACAGTCACCAAAAACAAATTATAGTAAAATTGCGGTTGACCTCTTAAAAGAATTATCTGTGGATATTGATCATTTAGGCTCTAAATTTCGCCAAAATTTTTATCCCGACCTTGGCTTAAGCCGTGCCGTATTTTTTAACAAGGAAGATTTTGGTGTGGACAAAATGGTAACAGGTGATCCCAGTCGCGCTGTTGCCGATGACATCGACCACAAACGTCTGAATGGCAGACGTGTTCAAGACTTTATCAATGACTTTCCTTTTTCTAACAATGATAAAAAATCTTTGATAAATTTACATGAAAAAAAGATCGATTACCTTCCAGAAAAAACTGTGCAAGATAAAATAAAATATTTGGAAAAAATCAGTTACAAAGAATTCTTAATGAAACATGCAGGAATAAGTAAACAGGTGGCAAACTATTTTCAGTCGCGTAGCAATGATTTCTTCGCAATTGGTGTGGATAGCATTTCTGCTCTTGAAGCACGCTGCCTTGATCTTCCAGGGCTTGATGGGATGAATCTTCCTCCCCTTGATGCCGAGTCCAATAACAACTTGAATGATCCTTATATTTATCACTTTCCCGATGGCAATGCCTCGATTGCTCGCTTGCTTGTGCGTAAAATGATCCCACAGGTGGGTAAAGGTAACAATATGGATGATCTTATTTTAGCCAAATTCGATTATACAAAATTGGATTTAAAAAACTCTCCTGTGCGTATTCGCCTCAACAGCACGGTTGTAAATGTAAAGCAAAAGGCAAAGAATGTTGATCTTGGATATTTAGACAAAGAGGGAAAGTTACACCGCTTAGAGACAAAACACTGCGTCATGGCTTGTTACAATATGATGATCCCTTATATTATTCCCGATCTGCCGAGTGAACAAAAATTAGCTCTAAGCAAAAATGTCAAAGCAGCTCTCGTCTACTCAAAAGTTATTTTACGCAATTGGCAGGCATTTAAACAATTTGGCGTTCATGAAATATACGCACCCAAAATGAATTATTCTCGGATTAAAATTGATTATCCTGTTGAATTTAAAAACTACACACATTCAAAAAATCCAAGCGATCCCATTTGCCTGCACATGGTCTATGTGCCCACGATGCCTGACTCAGGCCTCGATGCACGCACCCAAGCTCGCCTCGGTCGGGCAAAATTACTCACCACTCCATTTGCAGAAATGGAAAATGATCTCCGCCAACAATTGCAACGGATGCTTGGCAGTCAAGGATTCAATCATAAAAAAGATATTCTTGCTCTCACAGTCAACCGTTGGTCGCACGGTTATTCATATAGCGCAAAAGATTTATTTGATGATAAAAATGAGAATGAAAAAATAATTCAATTGGCTGCAAAACCTTTTGGCAATATTACTATTGCCAATGCAGATTCAGCCTGGAATCCCTATACACATGTGGCAATAGACATGGCGCACAGAGCAGTGCAGGAATTTGCAACGCTCACTTGAATTTTCAATCCATGCAAAGACAAGTACTACATGACCGCCATGACAATAATTCGCCATTGACTTCAATAGTAGATGAAGTAAAATTGATATCAAAAATATCTTCATTGCTTTTTTCTTCATTTGAATACGACATAAGCACCTCAAAATTAATTGTTCGAACAAAATCACATAAATTGTACAGAGTCTCGATTCCATACTGGCCAGCAAGACCAATATAAACTTCAAAAAATATAATTATATAAAATTCTCGCGGTATTTACATTGACATGGGAGTCTAAGATTAAAAAAAAACTATGTCAATAGGGGACAAAAATATAGAATATCCAAGATGTATTTTAATTAATTTAAAAAAAATTTATAATTTAAAAATTATGTATCTTTATTTTTATAAATTAATTAAAAAAATTAATCAAATAAATAAGGTTGTTTATTTGATTATTTAATAATAACATAAATTATCTTGATGATAATACCATTAAATAGACTAGTACTACTTCGTTAATTAAAAATATGTTATATTTAAGTCCTCGAAATATTTTTTTGAGGTTGAATCATGAAAATAGCAAATATAAAAGATCTTTCATTAAAAGTTTCACAATTTATCGATGGTTTTAGATCGGTTTTTAAAAGAAATGATAGAGTACATTGGTGTAAAACTTACATATATGGATTGATATTAGATGGCGAGAGAAAATCTATAGGAGCAATGGCATCAAGAATTTCAAATGCAAATGAACAGTCTTTACAGCAATTTGTTAATCAAAGTCAATGGTCTTTTCATGAGCTTATTATAAGTTTAAATAAATATATGATTAATAGACTGAAAATGAATGAATTTATTTTTTCTCTCGATGATACAAGTCTTCCAAAAAAGGGGGATGAGAGTGTTGGTGTATCAAGACAATATTGTGGAGTTCAAGGTAAGATTTCTAACTGTCAAGTAATTGTTACCTTACATGCGATTTCTAATAAAATACATTTTCCAGTTACTGCAAGGCTATATTTGCCAGATGGATGGATTAAAAATTCAAAAAAATTAGATAAAGTAAAAGTACCTTTAGAGGAAAGAAACTTCAAAGAAAAGTGGAGAATAGCACTTGATTTGATTGATGAAAGCATCCAGTTATTCAAAATAAAATCATTAGTTTTTGACGCAGCTTATGGGTGTAATAGAAATTTTCTAAATGAACTTGATAAGAGAAAAATAAATTTTGTAGGACATATTAGAAATAACGAGAAATTTTGGTCAAAGAATATTCCAATAAAAAGTGTAGTTCCGAGAAAACGCAATTTACAAACAAAACTTAGAGATTATGACAATCCTGTAGATAATAGATATAAGCCCCGCTCTGCTTTAAGGATAGCAGAAGAGTTATTTTCAAAAGGAAGTAATATCAAAATAATTCAAATCCGACGGAAAAATGAAAATATAAAAGTAGAATATGTTGCTACAAGAGTTATGGAATGTATTTCAAGACCTTGGCAAAAAGTTGGAAAAGAAAGATGGCTTCTAGTTGAAAAAAGAAAAGATGGAGTTTTAAAATATTATATTTCAAATTATTCAAAAACTTATCCAAAAGATGAAATAATAGAACTCATGCATAAAAGATGGAAAATTGAACAGGGATACCAGATTTTAAAAGAAGAATTGGGTCTTGATCATTATGAAGGGCGTTCGTGGTTAGGATTGCATCACCATATAGCTTTATGCTTTTTAGCATATTATTTTATAAATGAATTCGATAAAAAAAAACTTGAGATCTCATTTTCTGCTGTAAGGCGATATATAAATCGTATTTTTCAAACTATTTTTTGTCCATTTTGTGATAATACTTTTCCTTGCTTTCCTAAGCTTATTTTAAATACTTCTTAGATTTAACGAAGTAGTACTAGAAGCTGTCCAACATGATTAAGCTACCTAGTAATCAATATGAATATTGAATTTTTTAATAAATATTAAGCAATGTGCCATCCATATAAAATTCTCAAATAGTTTAGGGTCTCGCTCATACCGAACATTAACCTTTCGATAATTTTTTAAATGTGCATTTGTTCTTTCAACAGTGTATCTCTTTTTAAGCCTTCGCGCCTCCCGTCCATCTTGGGTATGGTTTTTACGATTTAGTTTATGATATGCAACAAGACTTATTCCTAACTTCTTGCACTCAAGATCCAGTTTGTCAGAATCGTATGCTCTATCTCCAAGTATATATCTAGGTTTGGTTAGCGATATAGAATTTTTTATAGTTTTCATCAGTAGGCGTGACTCATGAGGATTAGCAGAATCAACATGCAGAGAAACTAAGAGCCCCTCCTTATCTACCATTTGCATGACTTTTGTTCCTTTTCCAATCTAAGTTTCCCGATCATTGCTCCACCCTTAACTGCTTTTACAAAAGTTCCATCTACTGAAACTGCGTTTAAATTTGCTCTAAAATATTTTTTATAGGTTGCAAAAAACTGCGTGTAAGTTTCTTTCCATGCATCCAACTTTGAGAGCTTTTTAAAGCAGAAGTAGCAAGTACTTTTCGGCGGATATTCCCTGCTTAAATTTCTCCTTTGAATGCCTGTAATGAATACATAAAATATTCCAGAAAGGATTTCTGCTGGATCATGCTTCCTTGATCTGATCACTGGTAAAAAATGAATCATAACTTGCGAAGCGCTTAAAATTTCTTTATATTCCGTGATGGTACCTTTTTTGTTTTTTTTGTCGAAAACTAAGGTACCATCCTCTTAATAATATTCAATCTCCTTTAAAAATCATGTTGGACAGTTTCTATATCTATATTCTATAAAATTATCTGAAAATTAATTATATATGCAAGGTTGAGTACGCCTTATAATTTCAACGCTTGCTCAAGAGGAATGGAATTCCGATATGTTTGCATCATTAAGGAAAGATCTCCAAAAAATTTGGATTTACATTGAATTGATCTTCAAATCAATAAACAAAATAAATACTTTTAAACTCATGATGACATCTATATTAGTAACATGTATCTTAACTTTTGCTTCTTTATTTATTTTGGATCTTGTTTTTTTCGCTTTTATTAGATTATTACAGAGCAGCGTTCTTGCCATTCTCAGACTATTAAGCAAGATTTGGCTATTAGAGTTTAATGCTGAAAATCTTACTGCAAAAGAAATCACCTTAAGATCTTCTTGGAGTGAAATAATAGTTTCAATCAGTATGGGTCTAGGTAGTTTTTTAGGGGAATTTAAGTTTAACGCTCTCTAACAATTTTTTATTTATTATTTTTTCCTTAGCGTTATCTTCAGCACCAACGATATTATTTATTTTAGTGTTTGGTCTAAGTAAATTCGGCTTTAATTTATCCATTTTTAATGTTGGTCATAGGAAATGAATTTCGGAGCAGTGATAACAATCAAAAGAAAATGGTTATGTTCCTTCTCTCCATTACAGTTGATTTTGCACAACCCAAAGGCGTTTCCATTATTTCATTGCCTTTCTTTAGGCAACATCCACTTACGAGTATACCGTTTGTCCTCTGTTTAGTTACTTTTACATCTATATTAATTTTAACGAAGCACCAGAAGAGAAGACTGCTTTCGGAATGACTAACGGTTGATTTGATTAATTTTCTTTTGATTATAAAATTAACTTTTTAAAGCAAAATGCAACTATTTCTTTAAGTGTTTAAAGACTCCCCCACAACCACCGTGATCACTGAAGAATTCTGCGACATCCTGAAAAAACATTTCTTTCTTTTTACTTCTCTGCAAAACATTTTCTAAATAATTATTTTTTCTTTGCAAAGTAAATTCTTGCCAATAATCCGTAAGACAAGAAAAACTAGAATTACTGAATCCAGAACTGTGAGCAAGTTGAATCATTTCTTCAATGGTCAATAAGTTTTGGCAGCCAATTTTCTCTTCGGCGAATTTAAGATTTGTCTTTTCTTGTCGTGTATAATCTTCGTTTCGATAAATAGCTCTGGCTTTTAAAAGATTAGAAATGGATTGATACAAAGAAGCTTTATTTTTAATGTGCAAAACAACTAGGTTCGAATATGCTCCATCAAAAAAACCTTCTTTAGCATGTATTTCTTTTATTTGATCGGGATCTGTCAAATTGGCATAATATATTTTAATTCGCTCTTCCATGCCAAGTGCTTGTATTATTTTTGCAGATAAATCTGCATAGCGTTTATTATACTCAATTCCACAAAACTTTGCTTTTGGGAGTAATTTTGCTTGCTCGATCATATCAGAACCAAATCCTGAGCCTGCATTGAGAATGCGATAGCTTTTATTTGGATCGAGTGTGTTTAGATCTTCCAAAGTTTTTCGGGCAAGCTCATCGCCACCGTAGCGCATGTAAATAAAGTGACTCAATGCAGGGTAATTTACAGAGTCACCTAGCAATATATTGCGAATACTCCAATAATTGCTATATTTATCGTCATTATAAAGAGACATTATCTCTTTTATTTCTCCGAATTCACATGCAATTGGTATTGCTTTCGCCGACCATTTCTTTTCTAAGGCAAAATCTAAATCTTTTTCAAGATTATTTTGATCTATTGCAAATTCCATATAATAAACCTTTATTCAATCATAAGTATATATTTTTTAACAGAAAATAAAAGTGAGAGCAAATAAACTTTTTGGTATTTTTAATATTTTACGGAATTTTTTGAGTTCATAAAACGAAATAAAAAAATTTTAACGAAACCTCTAATAGACATGAAGTGATTTAAAACCATTCGAACTGTTAGCCCAAAAAAGCAAAAAAATCACTTGTTTTTTTTAGTTACTGAAGAAAAGATAGAAACTTATCTAATATTTATTAAATTCGTAGAACTTTGTAAAATTTCTTTATGAGTGACAAGCTATATTGTTCCAGAACTGTATCTTCAGGCAATTTTAAATTCCAGATTATGGACAAATACATATTTGGGTTAAAAACATGTAAGTAAAAGGCTATGGAGCTGTCTTAACTTATTTATCAGCCATTCATCTTCAAAAAGGATATGGCATTCACAATCTCTATGGCTAACCTAAATGGGACAACCCTTTTACCATTCGTATTCTAGAAAAAATTTGCTCTCCAAGAACTGAGAGTAAAGAATGTATCGATGGGATACGTGCCGATGGCGTTGTAGTAAAGCAAAATAAATATCATCTGACATCAGAAGTGATTCATGAGTTTCTATAAAACTTCATGAATATAAATACAATTCTTTTGCTAATAAATCCTTTCATTAAAAAAAATCCACTGAATATTTAAATTCAGTGGATTTTAAAAATTTAACTTTCAAAGAGTATTTTTTAATTAATTTTTTTAAACTATAATGTTTAACTTAACATTATATAGCTCCTGCACCATCTTTGCCGTCAGTTCCTTTTGGACCTTGTGGACCTACATCACCTTGAAGTCCTTGTGGACCTTGTGGACCTACATCACCTTGAAGTCCTTGTGGACCTTGTGGACCTACATCACCTTGAAGTCCTTGTGGACCTTGTGGGCCTGCTTCACCTTGAAGTCCTTGTGGGCCTACTGCTCCATCTTTGCCGTCAGTTCCTTTTGGACCTTGTGGGCCTGCTTCACCTTGAAGTCCTTGTGGGCCTACTGCTCCATCTTTGCCGTCAGTTCCTTTTGGACCTTGTGGGCCTGCTTCACCTTGTGGACCTGCTTCACCTTGTGGACCTGCTTCACCTTGTGGGCCTGCTGCTCCATCTTTGCCGTCAGTTCCTTTTAGACCTTGAGGGCCTACTGCTCCATCTTTGCCGTCAGTTCCTTTTAGACCTTGTGGGCCTACTGCTCCATCTTTGCCGTCAGTTCCTTTTAGTCCTTGTGGGCCTACATCACCTTGAAGTCCTTGTGGACCTTGAGGACCTACATCACCTTGAAGTCCTTGTGGACCTTGTGGACCTACATCACCTTGAAGTCCTTGTGGACCTGCTGCACCTTGTGGGCCTGCTTCACCTTGAAGTCCTTGTGGGCCTACTGCTCCATCTTTGCCGTCAGTTCCTTTTAGTCCTTGTGGGCCTACATCACCTTGAAGTCCTTGTGGACCTTGTTGACCTTGTGGACCTTGTTGACCTTGTGGGCCTACATCACCTTGAAGTCCTTGTGGACCTTGTTGACCTTGTTGACCTACTGCACCATCTTTGCCGTCAGTTCCTTTTAGACCTTGTGGTCCTGTTTCACCTTGAAGTCCTTGTGGGCCTACTGCTCCATCTTTGCCGTCAGTTCCTTTTGGACCTTGTGGGCCTACTGCTCCATCTTTGCCGTCAGTTCCTTTAGGACCTACTTCACCTTGTGGACCTACAGCACCGTCTTCGCCGTCTATACCATTAAGTCCTGGAGCGCCATCTTCACCTTTTTCACCTTTTTCTCCCTGTGGTCCTCGAACTCCAACCCCAAGAATAAAGGCATCAGCATTGATGATAGTTCCATCAATTTTATTTTCTAGTTTATAATTTTTATTTAAATCACTTGATAGTTTATATTTTTTACCCTTTGAATCATTTTTATTTGCAAAAACAACAAATTTAATAGAATCAATTAATGATACATTATCGAAAATATATTCTATATTTTTTCCATTAATTAAAATTTCACCAATTTTTTTGAAATCTGTATCTAGAAGATCATTTCTGTTTTTCACAGTAGAAGCAACTAAGTTGTTAGATTCATCTAAAAATTGTATATTATAGATTTTATTAGAAACAATTGTATTTTCTTTTGTTTCTATCGTAAAACTTTTCTTAGAACCATCACTGTTTATATTTAGTTTAATATTAAATTCTGGAAGAGATTTACTTCCAATTTCTACTGTTTTACTTTCAGATAAGAGATTTCGACTTGTAGCTGTAATTGTCACAGAAGAATTTGAATCTTCAGGACTGTTTGAACATAGAGTTCGTTTATGTCTGTCATAGCTAACTTTATCCATATCAAGACCTTCAACATGAAGGTCACTCCCTACAGGGATAGTTCCTTTGTCTGTTTGACGAAAAGTATGAACAAAAAGACACCCCCCTGCTGGGAGTTTAACTGTCGCATTATTAGCTGCAGGGTTTGCTTTAAAAAATGGCGAGTTTGTGAGATATAAACTTAAATTACTACTTTGTGGACTTTCTTTTTTACCACAACTTACTGCTAAAAATAACAAAGGGAGAGTTGTTGAGATTTTTAATAATTTATTCATAAAATTATATTAATACCTCCCTTGGTTTTAAATAGAATGTAACACACTCTTTACTGAGTGTAAATTTTCCAAATTTTCTATTATAAAATTTTTTAACAAATGTAAATATAAATTTTGTATAATATCAAAAAAAATTTATTTAAATAATTTTTAAAATAATATTACCTATATTAATAAAGAACTACTATTATTAATAAATGAGAATATTATATCTTATAATTCAACATGCTCACATCATATAAATTTTTCAATTAAGCCCATAGCAAAAATAAAGCAAATGAAAAGCAGCTTATAAATTTCAATTCAAAAAAAACCTAAAATTATTCGCCTTAAAATTAAGCAACAATCCAAACATTAGTAATTAAAATTTTCACCTATAATAAATGAATTTCTTTGTAATTTTTTAGGACTCAGTAAAAGTTTATTTAGAGTTTTATTTCAGGAGAATTTATTAATATAAGTTTTGTGTTTTTATTCAAACTCTCGGTAAAATAAATTGCATCCTTTCAGAGCAGGATTGCTGGCCACAATTGCCTTTATAGAATGCAACATCATTTACCCAAATTTCTGCCTAATTTTGTTCACTTATATTTTTAAAATCGTTTTTTGGTAACTACGTGAGTTTTATCTATCGAATTGATTAATATTGAGGGGATAGGAAAGTCAGGCGATTTCGCATCCTCGTCGAAGTTAAAACAAAACAACTGATGATTTATGCATCACTACATAAGCCATGGAGGCTGATTGGACACAATTCCTTTAATCCAATTTGCGGCTGTATAATCTTTTGGGTTATGACCTGTGATAAGATATAAATGTTTAAATCCATACCTATAAATTTTTACGACCAATTTATTCTGATTTTTTTTATTAAGATAAGTCATATCGATATAAATTGGGGTATGGCAATCGAACATTTCAGAGTCTTGAATAAATTTATCTAGGTTTCTATATAAAACAATTTTTTTATTTTTACTTTGTGCAGACAGGTGCCAAACCATTTTTACCAAAGAATCTTCCTCAATAAGAACAGCGCAAGGTTTTTCTTTCGGTTTTAAAATATCGATTGGAATAAAAAACAAACTGTCTTTAGGAATAATTTTGAATTTTTTCTGTTCATAAAGTTTTGAAATTTTATTATCTGTGAACTTATTTGTTACGATATAGGAATTATTTTCAAATGGAATCATGGAAAAAAAATCACAACCGTTCAGTGAGTCATTGGTGAATTCCATCTCACACAAATAATATTTATTAAAGACAACTTTTGCATCTAGGCTTTCATTCCAAGAGATAGCATCTTTAGGTTGAGAAAAGTGAATGAGATGAATATCATATTCATGCAAAGATGAATTTTTAAATCTTTCTTGCCACAAGCTATGAATAGAAGGATCTTCATCAATTATGACAATATAAGAACATGGTTTAATTTGAATAGAAATGGCATACCAGTTTGGCACTTCTGCTTTTGGTAAAATAATCTTAACCGAAGCTTCTGCACCAAATTGCACACGGAATTCAAATTTACCACCAATAGACTCAACGACAGATTTTGCGTGACAGAGAGCAGAACCACGGGTTGAGATTTTTAATCGGCTTGAATCACTTAAAATCACTTTTGAGATTGTCTTCGTATTTTTATTAAAGCTGTTATTTGTAATAAACATAAAAATATTTTCAGAGTTTGCAGAAAGACGAATTTTAACTTTCCCATGATTCGCAATTGTTTCAACTGAGTTGTCGATCAATTGGGAAATGACCTTTTTAAATTCAACAAGTGGAATTTTTGCAAACAGGCCATAGGAAGACAAGCCAAACTCTCCATAGATTTCCACACCTAAAAATTCTTTGTAGACTAAGCGTTTTTTAGATATTATA is a genomic window containing:
- a CDS encoding MBL fold metallo-hydrolase produces the protein MGLIFRQLTDKVSNTYTYIIGDSRSKDIAIVDTVHENTAEYLILIKENNWNLKYLIETHVHADHITAVNQLKNLFANCIVLLSSKSEVQYQHQKVTDGETIFIGNISLQFFDTPGHTPDCISILVENNRLLTGDCMFIGGCGRTDFQSGNNKDMYESLIKIISLPDDVLIYPCHDYKNRFVSTVQEEKITNKQLLHKNLSEFENDLNSWNLPPPKKIKESVPANLLGGLNPVF
- a CDS encoding NAD(P)-binding protein, producing MSISRRDFLNGISISIAAGLTPLDVLNAAPTKNIYYPPELTGLRGNHPGSFENAHKLGRENIKFPLDSSPIEENYDAIIVGGGISGLSAAYFYQKKFGKNAKILVIDNHDDFGGHAKRNEFHIDGKMILAYGGTESLQSPKTNYSKIAVDLLKELSVDIDHLGSKFRQNFYPDLGLSRAVFFNKEDFGVDKMVTGDPSRAVADDIDHKRLNGRRVQDFINDFPFSNNDKKSLINLHEKKIDYLPEKTVQDKIKYLEKISYKEFLMKHAGISKQVANYFQSRSNDFFAIGVDSISALEARCLDLPGLDGMNLPPLDAESNNNLNDPYIYHFPDGNASIARLLVRKMIPQVGKGNNMDDLILAKFDYTKLDLKNSPVRIRLNSTVVNVKQKAKNVDLGYLDKEGKLHRLETKHCVMACYNMMIPYIIPDLPSEQKLALSKNVKAALVYSKVILRNWQAFKQFGVHEIYAPKMNYSRIKIDYPVEFKNYTHSKNPSDPICLHMVYVPTMPDSGLDARTQARLGRAKLLTTPFAEMENDLRQQLQRMLGSQGFNHKKDILALTVNRWSHGYSYSAKDLFDDKNENEKIIQLAAKPFGNITIANADSAWNPYTHVAIDMAHRAVQEFATLT
- a CDS encoding IS701 family transposase — protein: MKIANIKDLSLKVSQFIDGFRSVFKRNDRVHWCKTYIYGLILDGERKSIGAMASRISNANEQSLQQFVNQSQWSFHELIISLNKYMINRLKMNEFIFSLDDTSLPKKGDESVGVSRQYCGVQGKISNCQVIVTLHAISNKIHFPVTARLYLPDGWIKNSKKLDKVKVPLEERNFKEKWRIALDLIDESIQLFKIKSLVFDAAYGCNRNFLNELDKRKINFVGHIRNNEKFWSKNIPIKSVVPRKRNLQTKLRDYDNPVDNRYKPRSALRIAEELFSKGSNIKIIQIRRKNENIKVEYVATRVMECISRPWQKVGKERWLLVEKRKDGVLKYYISNYSKTYPKDEIIELMHKRWKIEQGYQILKEELGLDHYEGRSWLGLHHHIALCFLAYYFINEFDKKKLEISFSAVRRYINRIFQTIFCPFCDNTFPCFPKLILNTS
- a CDS encoding transposase, which produces MVDKEGLLVSLHVDSANPHESRLLMKTIKNSISLTKPRYILGDRAYDSDKLDLECKKLGISLVAYHKLNRKNHTQDGREARRLKKRYTVERTNAHLKNYRKVNVRYERDPKLFENFIWMAHCLIFIKKFNIHIDY
- a CDS encoding transposase: MIHFLPVIRSRKHDPAEILSGIFYVFITGIQRRNLSREYPPKSTCYFCFKKLSKLDAWKETYTQFFATYKKYFRANLNAVSVDGTFVKAVKGGAMIGKLRLEKEQKSCKW
- a CDS encoding methyltransferase domain-containing protein produces the protein MEFAIDQNNLEKDLDFALEKKWSAKAIPIACEFGEIKEIMSLYNDDKYSNYWSIRNILLGDSVNYPALSHFIYMRYGGDELARKTLEDLNTLDPNKSYRILNAGSGFGSDMIEQAKLLPKAKFCGIEYNKRYADLSAKIIQALGMEERIKIYYANLTDPDQIKEIHAKEGFFDGAYSNLVVLHIKNKASLYQSISNLLKARAIYRNEDYTRQEKTNLKFAEEKIGCQNLLTIEEMIQLAHSSGFSNSSFSCLTDYWQEFTLQRKNNYLENVLQRSKKKEMFFQDVAEFFSDHGGCGGVFKHLKK
- a CDS encoding collagen-like protein, which encodes MNKLLKISTTLPLLFLAVSCGKKESPQSSNLSLYLTNSPFFKANPAANNATVKLPAGGCLFVHTFRQTDKGTIPVGSDLHVEGLDMDKVSYDRHKRTLCSNSPEDSNSSVTITATSRNLLSESKTVEIGSKSLPEFNIKLNINSDGSKKSFTIETKENTIVSNKIYNIQFLDESNNLVASTVKNRNDLLDTDFKKIGEILINGKNIEYIFDNVSLIDSIKFVVFANKNDSKGKKYKLSSDLNKNYKLENKIDGTIINADAFILGVGVRGPQGEKGEKGEDGAPGLNGIDGEDGAVGPQGEVGPKGTDGKDGAVGPQGPKGTDGKDGAVGPQGLQGETGPQGLKGTDGKDGAVGQQGQQGPQGLQGDVGPQGQQGPQGQQGPQGLQGDVGPQGLKGTDGKDGAVGPQGLQGEAGPQGAAGPQGLQGDVGPQGPQGLQGDVGPQGPQGLQGDVGPQGLKGTDGKDGAVGPQGLKGTDGKDGAVGPQGLKGTDGKDGAAGPQGEAGPQGEAGPQGEAGPQGPKGTDGKDGAVGPQGLQGEAGPQGPKGTDGKDGAVGPQGLQGEAGPQGPQGLQGDVGPQGPQGLQGDVGPQGPQGLQGDVGPQGPKGTDGKDGAGAI
- a CDS encoding HAMP domain-containing histidine kinase, with the protein product MSLLISLVQLSIILSLCIFLVIYYKKNKKLLNGINRFVKKLHDIKGEMELKEIAFLKERNLFHFQIAHEMRSPTVPLLSFIAAVEGLPEESRKLIRQAVHRIQDISYSILNNKQKKEETIEVMHYANEKHTVQLLSTLLQDIISKKRLVYKEFLGVEIYGEFGLSSYGLFAKIPLVEFKKVISQLIDNSVETIANHGKVKIRLSANSENIFMFITNNSFNKNTKTISKVILSDSSRLKISTRGSALCHAKSVVESIGGKFEFRVQFGAEASVKIILPKAEVPNWYAISIQIKPCSYIVIIDEDPSIHSLWQERFKNSSLHEYDIHLIHFSQPKDAISWNESLDAKVVFNKYYLCEMEFTNDSLNGCDFFSMIPFENNSYIVTNKFTDNKISKLYEQKKFKIIPKDSLFFIPIDILKPKEKPCAVLIEEDSLVKMVWHLSAQSKNKKIVLYRNLDKFIQDSEMFDCHTPIYIDMTYLNKKNQNKLVVKIYRYGFKHLYLITGHNPKDYTAANWIKGIVSNQPPWLM